CAAGGGTCGTGAAGACTGTTGGCGTGTGGTGAGGGGCGCATCGAGGTGGGTGTCTGGCGCACCGACGAAGACCTCGATGCCGAGGGGCTCTCGCGGGCGCTGCACGCGCGCGAGGAGGACTGGACCCCGTTCCTGCGCCGCCTTCCGGCGTGCGGTTTTCCGCTTCGTGTCGCGAAGCGCGTGGTAGAGGCGATGGGAGGGGAACTCCTGGTGAGGCGCGAAATCCATGGCGTGGCGTTCGTCCTTCCCCTGAGAGCGTCCCAGACCTGATTCCCCCCGTCCCCACCCGCAACCGCGCATGACAGGAGAGACACGCATGGCCCCCTCGTCGCGACAGCCCGACAGGCCCGTCGTTGCGCGCGTTCTCCTGGTCGACGACCACCCGGTGGTTCGCAATGGCCTGCGCCTCATGCTCTCAGAGTATGCAGAGTTCGCCGTGGTGGCCGAAGCGGAGAGCTGCGACGACGCCTTGCAGAAGGTGGCGTCGGTGAAGCCGGATCTCGTGCTCATGGACATCAACCTGGGCAGC
The genomic region above belongs to Pseudomonadota bacterium and contains:
- a CDS encoding ATP-binding protein, whose product is MACGEGRIEVGVWRTDEDLDAEGLSRALHAREEDWTPFLRRLPACGFPLRVAKRVVEAMGGELLVRREIHGVAFVLPLRASQT